The Alphaproteobacteria bacterium DNA window CGCCGAGGAAATCGCGCGACGCGGCGGTCCGGCCGCCGGCGAGGTCGTCTTCACCTTTGTCGCCGACGAGGAGAATCTCGGTCCCGACGGCATGGCGCATCTGCGCGCCACAAGGAAGGTGAAGCCCGATGTGCTGATCCTCGGCGCGCAGACCGAGAACCAGCTGATCGTCGCCGAGCGTGGCGTGCTGTGGGCGCGCATCACGACGAAGGGCAAGGCGGCGCATGCCGGCAACCCGGCTGCCGGCGACAACGCCATCCTGCGCATGATGCATCTCGTGGCCGTGCTGCAGACCTATTACGACAAGGTGCTGCCCGGCCGCGTGTCGGGCGCGATGAAGTCGACGGTCAACGTCGGCATGTTCCATGGCGGGCACAACACCAACGTGGTGCCCAGCGCCTGCACGGTCGAGATTGACCGCCGGCTGCTGCCCAACGAGAAGGTCAAGGCCGCCTTCACCGAGCTGAAAAAGGTCGTCGACTCGTCCGGCGAGCCGCGCGGCAGCTACAAGGTCGAGTTCCTCACCGGCACCAACGGCTTCTTCGCGCCGGAGAGCGGCCGGGGCGTCGACGCCTTCGAGAAGGCCATCCGCGCCCGTCTGCGCAGAGGCGCGAAGTTCCTCAACGCCACCGGCGTCAGCGACGGCCGCTATTTCGCCGACGACGACATCGAGATCATCAATTTCGGTCCCGGCTCGGGCGCGCAGGGC harbors:
- a CDS encoding ArgE/DapE family deacylase encodes the protein MPALDKSLVSILSDLIAIPSPYPPGESVGICAYAARRLKAAGYQVETVTKTKKVDNVVARMKAKTKGASVVFNAHVDTVGVGERANWSTDPFKAVLKAGKVYGLGAGNCKGSMAVQLWLAEEIARRGGPAAGEVVFTFVADEENLGPDGMAHLRATRKVKPDVLILGAQTENQLIVAERGVLWARITTKGKAAHAGNPAAGDNAILRMMHLVAVLQTYYDKVLPGRVSGAMKSTVNVGMFHGGHNTNVVPSACTVEIDRRLLPNEKVKAAFTELKKVVDSSGEPRGSYKVEFLTGTNGFFAPESGRGVDAFEKAIRARLRRGAKFLNATGVSDGRYFADDDIEIINFGPGSGAQGHAANESVPVSQMVDAAHIQLAVVGALNGLAG